A single Pseudodesulfovibrio aespoeensis Aspo-2 DNA region contains:
- a CDS encoding IMP cyclohydrolase — translation MNLLPVKRAILSVTDKSGLAEFGSFLVENGCELISTGGTKKMLAEAGLPVTPVSDVTDFPEILGGRVKTLHPMIHGGILADKDDDGHMETLRDFGIEPFDLICVNLYNFAQAVSKGLGLKDAVEQIDIGGPTMLRASAKNFHSILVVPDPQYYPRVMAEIAESGGVSLALRKEMAALTFKLVSEYDAMIASYLAENDA, via the coding sequence ATGAACCTGTTGCCTGTCAAAAGAGCGATTTTGTCCGTCACCGACAAGTCCGGCCTGGCCGAGTTCGGCTCGTTCCTTGTCGAAAACGGCTGCGAGCTGATCTCCACCGGCGGCACCAAGAAGATGCTGGCCGAGGCCGGTCTGCCCGTCACCCCGGTCAGCGATGTGACCGATTTCCCGGAGATCCTGGGGGGCCGGGTCAAGACCCTGCATCCGATGATCCATGGCGGCATCCTGGCCGACAAGGACGACGATGGACACATGGAAACCCTGCGCGACTTCGGCATCGAGCCCTTTGACCTCATCTGCGTCAATCTTTACAATTTCGCCCAGGCCGTGAGCAAGGGGCTGGGCCTCAAGGACGCCGTCGAGCAGATCGACATCGGCGGGCCGACCATGCTGCGCGCCTCGGCCAAGAATTTCCATTCCATCCTCGTGGTCCCCGATCCGCAGTATTATCCCAGAGTCATGGCCGAGATCGCCGAGTCCGGGGGCGTGTCCCTCGCACTGCGCAAGGAAATGGCCGCCCTGACCTTCAAGCTGGTGTCAGAGTATGATGCCATGATCGCCAGCTATCTGGCGGAGAACGACGCGTAA
- a CDS encoding PilZ domain-containing protein translates to MRTKLLLIAEKGPARDAYLEVLRDIDIDVDCVASPDEIGGAIIEVPYSGLLIDVPTMIRCECVDKNRVNSIMQRFPVLRLMYNPGFGGIRGLARGGTLRDNRDLAEFVLNECVPFAPRSIRVTRRQEVIFNVLLLVDPASLDAGAERTVTINVSEHGCFVFTAAQWRLNAPAWLVISEFEDKTPIELRVRWRRVWGEAMLLPGIGTTFEAMTTHQYVQLHSFL, encoded by the coding sequence GTGAGAACCAAGCTTTTACTGATCGCTGAAAAGGGTCCGGCCAGGGACGCCTACCTCGAAGTCCTGCGCGATATCGACATTGATGTCGATTGCGTGGCCTCGCCCGACGAGATCGGCGGGGCCATCATCGAGGTCCCTTACAGCGGGCTGCTCATAGACGTGCCGACCATGATCCGGTGCGAGTGCGTGGACAAGAACCGGGTCAACAGCATCATGCAGCGCTTTCCGGTGCTGCGGCTGATGTACAATCCGGGGTTTGGCGGTATCCGCGGCCTTGCCAGGGGCGGCACCCTGCGTGACAACCGCGATCTGGCGGAGTTTGTCCTGAACGAGTGCGTGCCGTTTGCGCCGCGTTCGATCCGGGTGACGCGGCGTCAGGAGGTGATCTTCAATGTCCTGCTGCTGGTCGATCCGGCCAGCCTCGATGCCGGGGCGGAGCGCACCGTGACCATCAATGTCTCGGAGCACGGGTGCTTCGTCTTCACCGCTGCGCAGTGGCGGCTGAACGCCCCGGCCTGGCTCGTGATCAGCGAGTTTGAGGACAAGACGCCCATCGAGCTTCGCGTCCGCTGGCGGCGCGTCTGGGGAGAGGCCATGCTCCTGCCCGGCATCGGCACGACCTTCGAGGCCATGACCACGCACCAGTACGTGCAACTGCACTCATTTCTCTAA
- the feoB gene encoding ferrous iron transport protein B → MGKYTLGIAGNPNCGKTTMFNALTGARQHVANWPGVTVEKKVGIIKAGEDTIELVDLPGTYSLTAYTQEELVARNFLVEERPQVVIDVMNADALERNLYLAVQIMELGVPLVLGLNMMDEVRKSGKDIDSEKLAALSGCKVVETVARSGKGADELLRTSLALAKEQHGQWKPLNISYGPDLDPVLDAMQKLIETESFLTDKVPARWTGIKYLERDEDVIIRGRMVNSALSSTLENMAKEVATHTQKTLKAQPDALIADHRYGFIAGMIKDVVTYPVLDADRISRSDQMDKVLTHTFLGPLIMLGIVYMIYQITFTVGEVPMGWLESLFGWLGDTVTNALPEGHLRSLLVSGIIDGVGGVLGFVPLIMFMFLMISALEDSGYIARMAYMLDRVFKIFGLHGTSVLPFIVSGGIAGGCAVPGVMATRTLRSPKEKLATIFVAPYMTCGAKVPVFLMLTAAFFPNNAAAVMLTITLGAWVMALVVARILRSTIIRGASTPFVMELPPYRMPTLRGVLIHTWERTWEYAKKAGTIILGISILIWAMMTFPQLPEERTATFEAQRAPIVAQLEALNTDADENAMAALEEQLAQVDNAEAEASIHHTVAGRIGTALEPITRFAGFDWRTNIALTGGFAAKEVIVSTLGTAYSLGEVDPEDTNTLAQKLVNDPMFTPASAVALILFTMLYAPCFVTVVAMARESSWTWAAYSVVGSTVLAYGMAVAGYNLARLLL, encoded by the coding sequence ATGGGCAAATACACCCTCGGAATCGCAGGCAACCCCAACTGCGGCAAGACGACCATGTTCAACGCCCTGACCGGCGCGCGCCAACATGTGGCCAACTGGCCCGGCGTCACGGTCGAGAAGAAGGTCGGCATCATCAAGGCAGGCGAGGACACCATCGAACTGGTGGACCTGCCCGGCACCTACTCCCTGACCGCCTACACCCAGGAGGAGCTGGTCGCCCGCAACTTCCTGGTGGAGGAGCGGCCCCAGGTGGTCATCGACGTCATGAACGCCGACGCCCTGGAGCGCAACCTCTACCTCGCCGTGCAGATCATGGAGCTTGGCGTGCCCCTGGTGCTGGGCCTGAACATGATGGACGAGGTCCGCAAGAGCGGCAAGGACATCGACAGCGAAAAACTGGCCGCCTTGAGCGGCTGCAAGGTGGTGGAGACCGTGGCCAGGAGCGGCAAGGGCGCGGACGAACTGCTGCGCACCTCCCTGGCCCTGGCCAAGGAGCAGCACGGCCAGTGGAAGCCGCTGAACATCTCCTACGGCCCGGACCTCGACCCGGTCCTGGACGCGATGCAAAAGCTCATCGAGACCGAATCCTTCCTGACCGACAAGGTCCCGGCCCGCTGGACCGGCATCAAATACCTGGAGCGCGACGAGGATGTGATCATCAGAGGGCGCATGGTCAACTCCGCCCTCTCAAGTACCCTTGAAAACATGGCAAAGGAAGTGGCCACCCACACCCAGAAGACCCTCAAGGCCCAACCCGACGCCCTCATCGCCGACCACCGCTACGGCTTCATCGCAGGCATGATCAAGGACGTGGTCACCTACCCGGTTCTCGACGCCGACCGCATCAGCCGCTCGGACCAGATGGACAAGGTGCTCACCCACACCTTCCTCGGCCCGCTCATCATGCTGGGCATTGTCTACATGATCTACCAGATCACCTTCACCGTGGGCGAGGTGCCCATGGGCTGGCTCGAATCCCTGTTCGGCTGGCTCGGCGACACGGTCACCAACGCCCTGCCCGAAGGGCATCTGCGCTCCCTGCTCGTCTCGGGCATCATCGACGGCGTGGGCGGCGTGCTCGGCTTCGTGCCGCTGATCATGTTCATGTTCCTGATGATCTCCGCCCTGGAGGACTCGGGCTACATCGCGCGCATGGCCTACATGCTCGACCGCGTCTTCAAGATCTTCGGCCTGCACGGCACCTCGGTGCTGCCCTTCATCGTCTCCGGCGGCATCGCGGGCGGCTGCGCCGTGCCCGGCGTCATGGCCACCCGCACCCTCAGGAGCCCCAAGGAAAAACTGGCCACCATCTTTGTCGCCCCCTACATGACCTGCGGGGCCAAGGTGCCGGTCTTTCTCATGCTCACCGCGGCTTTCTTCCCGAACAACGCGGCAGCGGTCATGCTCACCATCACCCTGGGCGCCTGGGTCATGGCCCTGGTCGTGGCCCGCATCCTGCGCTCCACCATCATCCGCGGCGCCTCCACCCCATTTGTCATGGAGCTGCCCCCCTACCGCATGCCCACCCTGCGCGGCGTGCTCATCCACACCTGGGAGCGCACCTGGGAATACGCCAAGAAGGCCGGTACCATCATCCTCGGCATCTCCATCCTCATCTGGGCCATGATGACCTTCCCGCAACTGCCCGAAGAGCGCACGGCGACCTTCGAGGCGCAGCGCGCCCCCATCGTCGCCCAGCTCGAAGCCCTGAACACAGACGCAGACGAAAATGCCATGGCCGCCCTGGAGGAACAGCTCGCCCAAGTGGACAACGCCGAGGCAGAGGCATCCATCCACCACACCGTGGCCGGACGCATCGGCACCGCCCTGGAACCGATCACGCGCTTTGCCGGGTTCGACTGGCGCACCAACATCGCCCTGACCGGCGGATTCGCGGCCAAGGAAGTCATCGTCTCCACCCTCGGCACCGCCTATTCCCTGGGCGAGGTGGACCCCGAAGACACCAACACCCTGGCCCAGAAACTGGTGAACGACCCCATGTTCACCCCGGCCTCGGCTGTGGCGCTGATCCTGTTCACCATGCTCTACGCCCCCTGCTTCGTGACCGTGGTGGCCATGGCCCGCGAATCGAGCTGGACCTGGGCCGCCTACAGCGTTGTGGGCTCCACCGTCCTGGCCTACGGCATGGCCGTGGCCGGATACAACCTGGCCCGGCTCCTGCTCTGA
- a CDS encoding FeoA family protein yields MDNSFCLRKAKVNQMLKIVTVTAEGELGRRIRDLGLIPGTQCKVIGKAPLKDPVALRLKDFTLTLRNSEADHVTVAPLED; encoded by the coding sequence ATGGACAACAGTTTTTGCCTGAGAAAGGCCAAGGTCAACCAGATGCTAAAGATCGTGACCGTGACCGCCGAGGGCGAGCTTGGCAGGCGCATCCGCGACCTGGGGCTGATTCCGGGCACGCAGTGCAAGGTCATCGGCAAGGCGCCGCTCAAGGATCCCGTGGCCCTCAGACTCAAGGATTTCACCCTGACCCTTCGCAACAGCGAGGCGGATCACGTCACCGTAGCCCCCCTGGAGGACTAG
- the hflX gene encoding GTPase HflX yields the protein MKPNQIKRLVRLYQRQFPPDSNYTIEQARELADLSADTGRQIALLIDRQGRVEMVLVGDNRSIYIPELPRARMSSGRLRGLRLLHTHLAGESLSQEDLMDMVFLRLDSVTALTVAEGGPQTAQVAHLLPPNPDDKSYEVFDQVRWDRLDLDLAKLIEALEDEFSRQIGARDLDSSEERVLLVSVDDTPQTVQQLSLEELAELADTAGLVAAGTMIQRVRKKNPKFIMGKGKLAELEVKALQTNASVVIFDQELSPTQIRNLAEITERKILDRTQLILDIFAQHATSASGKLQVEMAQLKYTLPRLVGKNRAMSRLMGGIGGRGPGETKLEIDRRRIDDRLTRLKKELEQVRKRRTQTRERRAKAGLPIVSLVGYTNAGKSTLLNTLTQSKVLAEDKLFATLDPTSRRIRFPQEREVVLTDTVGFIRRLPPDLKEAFRATLEELESADLLVLVCDAAHPEAEQQVEAVRSILADMELDAIPSILVLNKWDRLDEEGREAMGNVFPGGIPASALNRSSLEPVVEAILAAIPWGRLAD from the coding sequence TTGAAACCCAATCAGATCAAACGACTTGTCCGGCTTTACCAGCGGCAGTTTCCGCCGGATTCCAATTACACCATTGAACAGGCGCGCGAGCTGGCCGACCTGAGCGCGGACACGGGTCGCCAGATAGCCCTGCTCATCGACCGCCAGGGCAGGGTGGAGATGGTCCTGGTGGGCGACAATCGCTCCATCTACATCCCCGAGCTGCCCAGGGCGCGCATGAGCTCCGGCAGGCTGCGCGGCCTGCGCCTATTGCACACGCATCTTGCGGGTGAATCCCTCTCCCAGGAAGACCTCATGGACATGGTCTTCCTGCGGCTTGACTCGGTCACCGCGCTGACCGTGGCCGAGGGTGGCCCGCAGACCGCCCAGGTGGCGCACCTGCTGCCGCCCAACCCCGACGACAAGAGCTACGAGGTCTTTGATCAGGTCCGCTGGGACAGGCTCGACCTCGATCTGGCCAAGCTCATCGAGGCACTGGAGGACGAGTTCAGCCGCCAGATCGGTGCCCGCGACCTGGACAGCTCCGAAGAGCGCGTTCTGCTCGTCAGCGTGGACGACACCCCGCAAACCGTGCAGCAGCTTTCCCTGGAGGAGCTGGCCGAGCTGGCCGACACGGCGGGGCTCGTGGCCGCCGGGACCATGATCCAGCGCGTGCGCAAGAAGAATCCGAAATTCATCATGGGCAAGGGCAAGCTGGCCGAGCTTGAGGTCAAGGCGTTGCAGACCAACGCCTCGGTCGTCATCTTCGACCAGGAGCTCTCGCCCACCCAGATCCGCAACCTGGCCGAGATCACGGAGCGCAAGATACTCGACCGCACCCAGCTCATCCTCGACATCTTTGCCCAGCACGCCACCAGCGCGTCGGGCAAACTCCAGGTGGAGATGGCGCAGCTCAAGTACACCCTGCCGCGTCTGGTGGGCAAGAACAGGGCCATGTCGCGCCTCATGGGCGGCATAGGCGGGCGCGGGCCGGGCGAGACCAAGCTCGAAATCGACCGTCGCCGCATCGACGACCGGCTGACCCGGCTCAAGAAGGAACTGGAGCAGGTGCGCAAGCGGCGGACCCAGACGCGCGAACGCCGGGCCAAGGCCGGGCTGCCCATCGTCTCGCTGGTGGGCTACACCAACGCGGGCAAGTCCACGCTGCTCAACACCCTGACCCAGTCCAAGGTGCTGGCTGAGGACAAACTCTTCGCCACCCTGGACCCCACCAGCCGCCGCATCCGCTTTCCCCAGGAGCGCGAGGTGGTGCTGACCGACACGGTCGGCTTCATCCGCCGCCTGCCTCCGGACCTCAAGGAGGCCTTTCGGGCCACGTTGGAGGAGTTGGAGTCCGCTGACCTGCTGGTGCTCGTCTGCGACGCGGCCCACCCCGAGGCCGAGCAACAGGTGGAGGCCGTGCGCTCCATCCTGGCCGACATGGAGCTTGACGCCATCCCGTCCATCCTGGTGCTCAACAAGTGGGACCGCCTTGACGAGGAGGGGCGTGAAGCCATGGGCAATGTCTTCCCCGGTGGCATCCCGGCCTCGGCCCTGAACCGCAGCTCGCTGGAGCCGGTGGTGGAGGCGATCCTGGCCGCCATCCCCTGGGGCCGACTCGCCGACTGA
- a CDS encoding FeoB-associated Cys-rich membrane protein: protein MSDTILVAAIVLVAAGYVGRRIYRQFTAKSASCGCGGCGGCSGTQDRNETRSCCEK, encoded by the coding sequence ATGTCAGACACGATACTCGTCGCAGCCATAGTGCTCGTCGCAGCCGGATATGTGGGCCGCAGGATTTACCGGCAGTTCACGGCCAAATCCGCGTCCTGCGGATGCGGGGGATGCGGCGGCTGCTCCGGGACGCAGGACAGGAACGAGACCCGCTCCTGCTGCGAAAAGTAA